In one Bacteroidales bacterium WCE2004 genomic region, the following are encoded:
- a CDS encoding phosphomannomutase, whose protein sequence is MGAFHAYDIRGVYGVDFDRTTAYKVGYFIPELLGAKEVLVGRDCRVSSQEIHDALVEGICDAGADVADIGLSSTPMVYFATANYGFKASVQITASHNPAEYNGMKVSRENALPVALDTGLGQIKAWIEEGRPTPVAAKRGTVREKDIHKDYIDFMMKYKADYSGLKIAFDLSNGMSCLFAHEVFGEEPEYLFDTIDGRFPNHEPNPLVAKNVEPLQQLVRKTGADVGVIYDGDADRVMFVDEKAQFVAPDLVIAMMAKYFCDERGAKAPRVLQEIRSSKAVGEYLAKYGAELHTWRVGRAFAAPKLREIDGLWGGELAGHYYFKDFFYSDSGLLASLIVLRIVAALKKEGRTFSEQIAEIAGYCNSGEINFRLEDKPGAMKAVCAHFAAQEKPLKQMDFDGYRYEFADWWFNIRPSNTEPYLRFICEARSEALLQDKVEQTCRLLVEQFGAIRS, encoded by the coding sequence ATGGGAGCATTTCACGCATATGATATCCGGGGAGTCTACGGAGTGGATTTCGACCGGACGACGGCCTATAAGGTCGGTTATTTCATTCCCGAACTGCTGGGCGCCAAGGAGGTGCTGGTGGGACGCGACTGCCGCGTGTCGTCACAGGAGATCCACGACGCGCTCGTGGAGGGCATCTGCGACGCGGGCGCCGATGTCGCGGACATCGGGCTGAGCAGCACGCCGATGGTGTATTTCGCCACGGCGAACTATGGCTTCAAGGCCTCCGTGCAGATCACCGCAAGCCACAATCCTGCCGAGTACAACGGCATGAAGGTCAGCCGGGAGAACGCCCTGCCGGTGGCCCTGGACACGGGCCTGGGCCAGATCAAGGCCTGGATCGAGGAGGGCCGGCCGACGCCGGTGGCCGCGAAGCGCGGCACCGTGCGGGAGAAGGACATCCACAAGGATTATATCGACTTCATGATGAAGTACAAGGCCGACTACAGCGGCCTCAAGATCGCATTTGACCTGTCCAACGGCATGTCGTGCCTGTTCGCGCACGAGGTGTTCGGCGAGGAGCCGGAATATCTCTTCGACACGATCGACGGCCGTTTCCCCAACCACGAGCCGAACCCGCTGGTGGCCAAGAACGTGGAGCCGCTCCAGCAGCTGGTCCGCAAGACCGGTGCCGACGTGGGCGTGATCTACGACGGCGACGCCGACCGCGTGATGTTCGTGGACGAGAAGGCCCAGTTCGTGGCGCCGGACCTGGTGATCGCGATGATGGCGAAGTACTTCTGCGACGAGCGGGGCGCGAAGGCGCCGCGCGTACTGCAGGAGATCCGCAGCTCCAAGGCGGTGGGCGAGTATCTCGCCAAATACGGCGCCGAGCTGCATACCTGGCGCGTGGGCCGCGCGTTCGCCGCGCCCAAGCTCCGCGAGATCGACGGCCTGTGGGGCGGCGAGCTGGCGGGCCATTATTATTTCAAGGATTTCTTCTACTCCGACAGCGGCCTGCTGGCTTCGCTGATCGTGCTGCGCATCGTGGCCGCCCTCAAGAAGGAGGGCCGGACCTTCAGCGAGCAGATCGCCGAGATCGCGGGCTACTGCAATTCGGGCGAGATCAACTTCCGCCTCGAGGACAAGCCGGGCGCGATGAAGGCCGTGTGCGCGCATTTCGCCGCGCAGGAGAAGCCGCTCAAGCAGATGGACTTCGACGGCTACCGCTACGAGTTCGCCGACTGGTGGTTCAACATCCGCCCTTCCAACACGGAGCCTTATCTGCGCTTCATCTGCGAGGCGCGTTCGGAAGCACTGCTGCAGGACAAAGTAGAACAGACCTGCCGGCTGCTCGTGGAGCAGTTCGGCGCAATCCGTTCGTAG